The DNA window GTATCCAGTCCGACGATCGAGCAGACACTTGAGTTATCCACCTCAAGCGAACAGGCTGAGGGTCCGTTCCCTGCCAGGTCGAAGTTCAGGGTATAGATACCACTGGTCGGGATCGTCACGGTATAGGCGAGCCATTCTCCGTCGACGTCGGCGGTGACGTAGTAGGACCCCCGGGACTGTGAGTATTTGATGTCGACACCATCACTCCTGTACAGGGGGGTCTCCTCCTCCGGGGTCAGGTCGTAATACCCGACACCCTGTCCGCCATAATCATAGTCCTCGCCCTCAATCCGGGTCGGGAAGGTGTGCTGAATGAACGCCCCTGATGACGGTGTCTGGTTGGGTGTTATGTTTGCGGTCTGCGTGGGGGCTGGCGTCGTCGTGTTCACGGGGACGGTCTCGGTTGGAACGGTGGTCGGGGCCGGCGTAGTGGATGTCGGTATGGGTGTGGTCGGCGCCGTCAGGCTCTGGAGGTCGATCGATTCGATGGCCATCGGATCGTTGAAGGTGAGCTCCAGGGTATGGTTCCCCGAGGGAAGCCAGACCATCCGTTTGACGGTGGTGAACTGGTCGAGGGAACCTGTGTCAGGCACAGAGATCAGACTGATGTCCGCCCCGTCCAGCTGTACCCCGAACCGGGTACCGCCGTTGATGCCGGCAACTCGGAAGGAGGCGGTGTAGATGCCACCACTGGGTATGGTAACTGTATACCTGACCCATTCGCCAGCGCTGATCCCGGTGACCACATCGGATCCTTCTGATGCACTGTGGCTGATGTCGACGTCCTCAGGCCGGTAAGCCCCTCCCTGGTTACCCGTGGTGGTATCGTGATAGGCAACCCCTTCGCCGCCGAGATCAAAGTCTCTGGCCTCGATCTTGGTCGGGAGGGTATGATTGGGGATTGTTGGCATCGTCAGCACTGGTACAATCGTCTGTGTGGTTGGTGGTGTCGTGGCGGTGGTCGTCGGAAGGACGGTCACGGTGGGTATGGGTGTCTGGGACCCGCCTGATGCAGAGAGCACGTCGATGTAGTCCAGGTTGGAGTTGTCTGCATTATCGAAGACGAGCTTGAGTTGGTGGATACCGGCAGCCAGGTACACCTGCGTCCTGACGGTGGAGTAGGAGTCGTACGAACCAGTATTCGGCACCGTAACCCCGCCGGCATTTGTGCCATCGATCTGGAAGGTGAACGATTTATCGCTGAAGGGTGAAGCCACCTGGAAGTCAAGGTAGTAAATGCCTGCAGTCTGGACAGATATATTGTACTTCAGCCATTCTCCTGATCTGATGAATCCAACGTCATACCCACTGCCATCAGCAAGCCGTTCTACATCTACATCATCGAATCTGTACACCGATCCGTCATTCCCTGAGGTCGTGTCATGATACCCAACCTCTGCACCAGGCAGGTAATTCTCAGCTTCAATCCTTCCCGGGATGGGGTACGGGTCTAGGATCACCGGGGTGGTGATCGGGACAGGATTGATCTCCTGCTCAGGGGGCAGAGTGGGGTTTTGAGTCACGGTGACCACTGGTGCTACATAGGGAGCGTCAGAGGTCTTCAAGGAGTAGGTGTTCCCATCGGCAGGATCGTTGTAGGCATCGTTGAGATTTAAGATCGGCAGCGTTGACCCCTGTGCGGTGATGTCGAAGTATGACCCGGTTACTGGCTTCTCGTATGCACTCTCCCCCTTGTAATATCCGAGTATCGACTGCACCTGGGGGGAGATATCGGTTCTCCCTGCCGCACTGTACTGCTGGAATCCTCTGACCTGAATGTTATGTGCATAGGCGATCCAGAGGGCCCAGTTTTGGGCATCTACCGAGGTACAGTTGTTCAACTGGACATCTTCGACGTCCTTACAGAGTTTCCAGCCGTACCCGCTTCCCTCGTCAGTACATCCGTTGAAGACGTTGTCCCCGTTCTGCTCGTCATAAAACCCATAGTTCCTGTTATTGATCGAACGGCAGTTGTTCAACGTGGTCCCCATCGCGATCGTGTACCCTGCCATATAGAAGTGTGCAGCTACAGGGGGTTGTACTGTGAAATCCCCCTCATTGGTGTTCCGCTGCCCATTGTTGGTGCTGAGGCAGTCAGTCAACACGATGTTCTGCTGGTTGTCGCCTGGCTCGAAGTGGAACCCTGATTCCCAGTTGTTGTTTGCTACACAGCGTATGACCTGGCAGTCGACCAGGTCGTTACTCTCATGGAAGTCGAACCCTGTCGCCCAGGGCCATCCCTCGGCGTTCCCGCACTGGGTCGCCGAACAGTCGATGAACCGGATGTTCTTGATCATCTTTGGGGTCCCCTGGCCGTTCAGATTGAACCCATGGGTGCCGATGTTGGTGGCGCTGCACTGGTTGAACTCGATATCCTCGACGACTCTGTTGTCAGCCCAGACAAAAAATGCCCCGTTCGCCCCCATATCATCGACTTTGCCTGGATAGTAGCCAAGCAGGTCATCCTTTGCGGCGACGTTTCTGACCTGTATGTGGCTGGCGGTGATCCTGACCCATCCGCGGCCGGTGATGGTGAAGTCCTCCAGCGTGACGTAGGGCTGGTCGACTTTGATACCCATATAATATCCCTGGATGTCGATGATCGTCTTATCGACCCCTTCCCCTTTGAGGGTGGTATAGGCTCCGGGCACGATATTGTCGGTGCAGTGATAGGTTCCTTCCTTCAGTAACACGGTCCCCCCATCCCAGGGAAGGGATGCGATCGCTGCCTTGATCTGGTCCTGGTCGCCTGATCCGGTACAGATAAACTGGGCCGATGTTTTGGAGAGCGCACTGCTGTCCTGCGCTGCCACCACCACGGTGACCGCGGCGGCACCCTCGATCAGACAGAGGAGCAGGAGCAGAGCTATGAGTATTTGCACTGTTCCAGGTTTATTCATACAGAATTCTCCAGGGGGTCGTGTATTCGATCGGTCATAAAAGAAGCAACAGTTAGAATGGTGAATAAATTATTAAATATTTCTGTTTTTTTATATCAATAAATGTAGGGTATTTGACTTTTTGTATAAAAAAATCGAGAATTGCTGATTTATTCACGATATTACGTTTCTTCTTCTCTAGAGGTGTTTTATTTGGGGGTTAACTCATGTTTTCTGCTATCGCCTTTCCTTTGGGAATGACAACGACCGGAACCGTCTATGAACATCTATTTATGCGAGAGGATCGTATAGAATTGAGCAGGGTTATCCCTCATCGGTCCCGGTAGGGTAGTGGACATCCTAGAAGCTTGCGGAGCTTTTGACCCGGGTTCAAGTCCCGGCCGGGGCGTTTTCGTTTTTTTCATCCTCTTGAGATTTCTATCCTGATTTTGATAGATGATGCTTCTCTGTTGACTCGTCATTCTTTTCTTCTACGATCATCCTCTCGATAGTTCCACCCAGCTCCCGCCCGATCGAGATGAGGGTCTCCCTCTCCTCAGGAGAGATCATATGCCTTCGTGTGCTGACCACGTTCAATGCACCGATGATCCTGGCCTTGGTGTGGAGGGGGACGCTCTCCACAGACTGGAAGCCATAAGGAATGGCATGATCCGGGGAAACCTCTTCATAATGTTCGGTTATGATAGTAATTCCTTCGATGAAGAGTTTGCAATAGGGGATCCCGTCGAGGTGAACCTCTCTACCTTTGGCGAGGAACTCCGGTGACAGGTTCCTGGAATGGACAACCCTGGCGATTCTGGCAGCCAGGTCAACCAGATAGATTCCTCCTGCATCAAAGTCCAGCAGGCCGCAGCGTCTCATTCTGGATGTCACCGAGTACCTGTTGGCGATTGGTGGCCTGGTTTGCCGTGTTGATGAATGCGAGGGCCTTTGTTCTTCTTGAGAGCGTCTCCTCATTATAAGTGAGTGCCACTCTTGCCAACCGATCTTCGTTGATATCTCTCACAGTGGAGAGAAACTCATGATCCCCAGAGGGTACGAACTGACTCTCAAAAAATGTGTTTCATCCCTGAAGTTGAGGCAGTATTCATATCGTTGGGGGTGTCCGGTCTCTACAACAAGGGTGATATCTCAAATATCGTTCGATAGAGATTCTCAGACTCCTGAAGAACTCGTTCGGCCTCTTTGCTCTCTGTGATATCATGAATGGCGCCGGCCACTTTGGTCGGTTTTCTGTCACCTGTGCGGAGGATCAGTTGTGCGACTGAATGAATGATCCGCTGGGGGGACCATCTGCCGGGGTCAATAGTATATTCAAGGTCGTGTCTCTTCTCACCTATGATCAGGTCCTGAAGTGCCTTTTGCACCCTCTCCTGGTTTAGGATGTAGGCTTCAATCTCTTCGGTGGCCACAGTTCCGGACTGTCAGTGGATCCCAAAGATCCTGAGCCCCTCATCAGAGGCCCAGAGTGTCTTTGTCTTTAGGCTGTACTCCCAGTTCCCGGTCTTCCCGATAGCCTGTGGGCCATCCGCAGTCGCTCGTCATTAGTACGGAGTGCATCCTCGGTCTGTCGACGTTGTACCACGATCCTGATCTTGTGCATGAGTTCAGCAAACAGGGACCTCGGGTCACCTCCCTTCAGGAGGTAAAAATCTGCCCCGCTTTTCAGCGCCTGGATGACCACTTCCTCCCTCCCATGTCCGGTGAAAAGAATGAAGGGTGTGGAGCCAAACCTGACGCGGACCTCTTTTAAGAAGGTGATGCCATCTTTTTTCAGCATCTGGTAATCAGAGATGATCGCTTCATACACTGAAAGCTCCCCCGATGAGTCTGTGTTTCCAGTGCAGACGTGTCCGTATCGATGGTGAACTCATGGGAAATCTCCAGGTAGAATTTTGTTACCTCTAGGAGGTCCGCTTCGTCATCGATGTAGAGAACATGATGCATTGGAGGCACCTGGCTATGACTCGGTATTGACCAATTGACATAAATATTCATGGTTTTTTATGCCGCCTTTCTGATCGCTTTTCCGATTGCAGTATGCCAGGTCGGCTCGCTGTCATCTTATCGATTCAGACGAATATTTTTTTGTGTGAAGACCAGTTTGTCTCTCCCGTACCTCTCATATCAGGTCTCTCATCAAATTCCATTTTTGACCAGAGAATATATAATCTATCACTATTAATAATGATAATTAACCCCGGCAGAGGGACCAGACTATTCCACATCCCAATTGGGTGTGGATGATCCCTTTTATAGGGGTAAGCAGGACAGGGGTCTGATATCATGCACGAGATTAAGGAATCATTCGATGTGAAACTCGCAGAGGATGAAAAGTATTATGTCCCTGACGAAAAATACCGCCGTACATCTTGGATTGGGGACTATCAGCGCAGGTACGACGAGTTCCTTGCCGACCCGGATGCATTCTGGAACGACATTGCAGAGGAACTCGACTGGGTCAGACACTGGGATAGGGTTCTCGAGTGGAACTACCCTTACGCGAAATGGTTCGTCAATGCCAGGCTGAACATCACATCCAACTGCCTAGACCGCCATGTTGCCAGTGACCGGCGGAACAAGGCCGCCCTGATCTGGCGTGGGGAGGATGGAACAGAACGGGTCTATACCTACCAGAAATTGCTGACAGAGGTGATCCACTTTGCGAATGGCCTCAAGAAGGTCGGGGTTTCGAAAGGGGACAGGGTCTGCATTTACATGCCGATGGTCCCTGAACAGGCGATCGCCATGCTGGCCTGTGCCCGAATCGGTGCTGTACACAGTGTGGTCTTCGCCGGGTTCGGTGAGACCGCATTGAATATGAGGATCACGGACGCCCAGGCCAAGATTGTGATCACCGCCGACATCTCGATACGACGCGGAAAGGCGATCCCGCTGATCACCATCGTCAAGGAGGCGATCCTGAACGCTCCGAGTGTAGAACACCTGGTGATCCTCCGCCGGCGGAGGGAACCCCCGGTGGAGATGCGGCCTGACTTTGAACTCGACTTCTATGAACTGATGAGAAACGGAGGTGCTGATTGCCCCCCCGAGGCGATGGATGCAGAAGATCCGCTCTTTATGCTCTATACGAGTGGTTCAACCGGTACCCCAAAGGGGGTGGTCCATACCTGCGGAGGCTACATGGTCGGGACGTACTACACGAGCAAGTATGTCTTCGACCTCAAGGAGAACGACATCTACTGGTGCACAGCAGACCCCGGCTGGATCACCGGCCACAGTTACATTGTGTACGGACCGTTGATCGTCGGCGCCACCGTCTTCATCAGTGAGATGACTCTGGATTACCCGGACCCCGGCATCTGGTGGAGGCTGATCGAGGAGCAGCGGATCAATATCTTCTACACGGCGCCGACTGCAATCCGGACATTCATGAAACTGGGGGAGGCATGGCCGGAGAAATATGACCTCAGTTCCCTCCGGATCATCGGGTCGGTGGGCGAACCGCTCAACCCCGAGGCCTTTGAATGGTACTACCATGTGATTGGAAAGGACCGCTGTCCGATCGTCGACACCTGGTGGCAGACTGAGACCGGTATGCAGATGATCACCACAATGGTCGGTGAGCCGATGCGCCCCGGCTTTGTCGGAAAGGGGATCCCTGGCGTGGTGGCTGATGTCGTGGACAAAGATGGTGCGTCAGTTCCACTTGGTTCAGGTGGGTTCCTGGTCATCCGAACTCCCTGGCCGGCGATGTTTCGGACCATCTACAACAATGACGAACGGTACCGGCAGTACTGGGAGACGATTCCAGGGGTCTATACCGCCGGCGACCTCGCGGTGAAGGGAACGGACGGGTATATCATGGTGATCGGCCGATCCGATGACATCATCATCATATCCGGGCATAACATTGGGACCGCTGAGGTGGAGAGCGCCCTCGTCTCCCATCAGGCGGTTGCCGAGGCCGCTGCCATTGGAAAACCAGATCCATTGAAAGGGAACAGCATCAAAGCGTTCGTCATCCTCCGGGTGGGGAACGCCCCGAGTGAGAAACTGAAGAAGGACCTGATGTACCACGTGCGGATGACCATCGGCCCGATCGCTGTGCCGCAGGAGATCGCGTTCGTCGAGAAACTGCCAAAGACGCGAAGCGGGAAGATTATGCGCCGGGTTCTGAAAGCTCAGGAGATGGGCGTCGACCCCGGTGACATCTCCACCCTAGAGGAGTAGATGCTGCAGTTTCTTGATAAGTTATGGGCAGCAGGGTATGCTGAAACATCAACAAAAAAGATAAGATGTGAGGAGAAAAATGGCTAACGAATCTGGTACCACCATCACACCGGTAAAGAATCTCGATGTTACGGCGAACCCGGCCCCCCTTGGGCTCCTGGGTTTTGGGATGACGACTGTCCTCCTGAACCTGCACAATGCAGGATTCTTTGCACTGGGTTCTATGATCCTTGCGATGGGTATCTTCTATGGAGGTCTGGCCCAGGTCATCGCTGGCATCGAGGAATGGAAGAAGAATAACACCTTTGGCGCAACTGCGTTCACGTCATATGGTTTGTTCTGGCTATCGTTCGCCGGTCTGCTGGTGCTTCCGAAGATGGGGCTTGCAGAGGCCTCTGACAAGACTGCCATGGCAGCGTATCTCGCGATGTGGGGGTTGTTCACTGGTGTCATGTTCATCGGGACACTGAAGGCAAACCGGGCTCTCCAACTCGTATTCGGCTCGCTGACGATCCTGTTCATCCTGCTGGCCCTTGGAGACCTCACCGGTAATGCGACGATCACCATGGTAGCGGGCTATGAGGGGATCATCTGCGGGTTCTCTGCTATCTATGCAGGTCTCGCCCAGGTGCTCAACGAGATGTATGGGCGGACCGTTGCACCGCTGGGATGATCCCGTCACCGCAGGATAAACCTGCACTCATTCTTTTTTTTGAATCTAGAGAACCTGATATACCCGGTTCATCATAACGGATCTGTCGGGTGGATAATCGTCTGCAACGCCATCTGGCGTCCGCAGATCCAACTTTTTCTCTTCAGGAGATTCTACTGATCTTCTGACCAGTGACTGGATTTTGCCCCTTTGCAGTTGGGATGGTTATCGTTCTCGTGATGATGGGACCTGGTAGAGATCCGAATGGTTGAGGAGTCGGATAGGATCGATGCGGCATGGTCGGATGCGAATCAAAACGAAGCACCCCTCAGGGGATGCTTCGTGTGGATGAAGAATGGGGAGATCCCCACTTCAAAAATCCCATCATCAGAGTGAATTAAAGAGCATGACCACATCATTGAAGTTGATCTTCCCGTCCCCGGTGAAGTCGAAGGCGGCGACCGGTTCATTCGCGGCAATCCAGTCCATCTGGTTGAAGAAGAGCACGACGTCATTGAAGTCGAGCACCCCGTTGCCGTTCACGTCCTCGTACGTACCATCCCCGTTCAGATCTCGCGGGACACCGGTCCCTCCCGGGACGATCCCGATCGGGACAGTGGATTTCGTGAACTCGATCCAGTTGATGTTCTGGCCATCACCTGAGAAGGTTAAATTCAGGACATGCATGCCGGCCGTGAGCGTGACCGGGATCGGGACCGTTGAACCCGTGGGTCCGGGTGTCGGTGTCTGCGGGGGAAGGTCGACGTACATAAACGGGGTGACGTTGGTGAACGTAGCGAAGGATCCGGTGTTCGGGATGGTGATCGTCGGGAATTGGACCCCGTCGATCGAGAGCTCGACGGTCCGGTCGTTGTTCGGGCTTGCCACGCGGGCCGTCAGGGTGTATGAACCAGCCTGGGTGACGTTCACCGTGTAGGTGAGCCACTCGCCGTCCCTGATCCAGCCGACGTCCGGCGTACCCTCCGCGGGGTTGGCCTCGATGTCGACATCATCCTGGCGATAGGCACCGCCAGTGTTACCTGGTGTTGTGTCGTGGTACGCGATCCCTTCACCGCCGAGGTTGTAGTCCTCGGCCTCGATCCGGCCCGGGATGGTCAGGGCTTTATAGGGCGTTGGGCTGACCCCCTCGAATGGGTACCCAGGTGTTCCACCCAGGATCTCACCGAGCGAAAGACCGCCGTAGATCAGATCGTTGGGTGTGATCATAAGGTCGGTCACGATGACGAAGTGCGGATCACGGTGGTCGATCCGGTGCCAGCCTCTGGAGAAGACATTCAGCGCGTCGATCTGTAGGTCTCCATTATAATATTTCTCGATCTCCCATCGATCCCCATTCTTTACCACGTCGTATGTGGTGTAGATCGGGAACGACCCCTCGGTCCACTGCACCCGGGCGACCACCTGTCCTGTTGTGTTCGAGGCATCAGTACCGAGGACATCCCCGACCAGGTACCGGGGTTGATCGCTCTGGCTCGGGGGAGAGTCCCAGAGTTCAGGTCCGTAGCCTTCCCCGGCAAGGAATTCGGCGAACGAGAGATGGTACCACCCAGTGTCGCCGGTATTGGTGATTGTATCATTCACGATGACGGTGTGCGGATCCGCATGGGCGAGTCGGCGCATGCCCATGCTGATCAGTGTCTCCTCTGGC is part of the Methanosphaerula palustris E1-9c genome and encodes:
- a CDS encoding acetate uptake transporter, with protein sequence MANESGTTITPVKNLDVTANPAPLGLLGFGMTTVLLNLHNAGFFALGSMILAMGIFYGGLAQVIAGIEEWKKNNTFGATAFTSYGLFWLSFAGLLVLPKMGLAEASDKTAMAAYLAMWGLFTGVMFIGTLKANRALQLVFGSLTILFILLALGDLTGNATITMVAGYEGIICGFSAIYAGLAQVLNEMYGRTVAPLG
- a CDS encoding carbohydrate-binding protein, which gives rise to MNKPGTVQILIALLLLLCLIEGAAAVTVVVAAQDSSALSKTSAQFICTGSGDQDQIKAAIASLPWDGGTVLLKEGTYHCTDNIVPGAYTTLKGEGVDKTIIDIQGYYMGIKVDQPYVTLEDFTITGRGWVRITASHIQVRNVAAKDDLLGYYPGKVDDMGANGAFFVWADNRVVEDIEFNQCSATNIGTHGFNLNGQGTPKMIKNIRFIDCSATQCGNAEGWPWATGFDFHESNDLVDCQVIRCVANNNWESGFHFEPGDNQQNIVLTDCLSTNNGQRNTNEGDFTVQPPVAAHFYMAGYTIAMGTTLNNCRSINNRNYGFYDEQNGDNVFNGCTDEGSGYGWKLCKDVEDVQLNNCTSVDAQNWALWIAYAHNIQVRGFQQYSAAGRTDISPQVQSILGYYKGESAYEKPVTGSYFDITAQGSTLPILNLNDAYNDPADGNTYSLKTSDAPYVAPVVTVTQNPTLPPEQEINPVPITTPVILDPYPIPGRIEAENYLPGAEVGYHDTTSGNDGSVYRFDDVDVERLADGSGYDVGFIRSGEWLKYNISVQTAGIYYLDFQVASPFSDKSFTFQIDGTNAGGVTVPNTGSYDSYSTVRTQVYLAAGIHQLKLVFDNADNSNLDYIDVLSASGGSQTPIPTVTVLPTTTATTPPTTQTIVPVLTMPTIPNHTLPTKIEARDFDLGGEGVAYHDTTTGNQGGAYRPEDVDISHSASEGSDVVTGISAGEWVRYTVTIPSGGIYTASFRVAGINGGTRFGVQLDGADISLISVPDTGSLDQFTTVKRMVWLPSGNHTLELTFNDPMAIESIDLQSLTAPTTPIPTSTTPAPTTVPTETVPVNTTTPAPTQTANITPNQTPSSGAFIQHTFPTRIEGEDYDYGGQGVGYYDLTPEEETPLYRSDGVDIKYSQSRGSYYVTADVDGEWLAYTVTIPTSGIYTLNFDLAGNGPSACSLEVDNSSVCSIVGLDTGSMTTFQEVQRQAWLPAGTHTLKLNFASPMAVNYIDAWLSNGPTPTFTTRPDVTPPATPVVTTPVVTPTTNLTPTVTITRTTEPTTMVPTTPVQTPTTVTTAPTPTITAAPPYQLGMPHQIPSRIEAEDFDLGGEGVAYHDITTSNDGGQYRPDEGVDIEYNPTEQSYNIGWVFPGEWTRYTVNVTAAGTYTADFRVSTAWNGISLVMMLDDTSTPLTTVDVPNTGSYGTYTTVHRTVYLPAGQHQIKLLYNGYENINYIEFTPTDTPVTTQTTLLPATSPPTTTPTTTVLTTAPTTIGTPGTGTTSPYLQHTLPTKIEAEDFDNGGEGYAYHDTTALNEGGQYRPAEGVDIEYSQQEMSYNVGWIRDGEWLQYTVNVPATGTYTTTFRIATPGLGRQIQVSVDGNPITTVGIPTSNSFDVYQDVVAQVSLPAGTHQVRLLLKGGSMNLNYMTFASPAGPVTTQTTLLPVTSPPTTQPSTTIPTTVPTTLGTPGTGTTSPYLQHTLPAKIEAEDFDNGGEGYAYHDTTALNEGGQYRPAEGVDIEYSQQEKSYDVGWIRDGEWLLYTVNVPTAGTYTTTFRAAVPTAGAHIQMQVDGTTLADPILTTTGSFDTYADTVVQVSLSAGTHTIKLLPGGSMNLNYFTFSAVQQPTRTPTQVISTIPTMPPTTQTPTSTVTQATTYKGTPFRPHVLPARIEAEDYDLGGEGVAYLDTTTGNQGGAYRQDDVDIEYNTGERSFDVGWVRNGEWLTYTVTAGATRTYTGSFRVATPTAGKQIRITVDGSDAGVVTVPATGGINQYSTVTAGIPLTPGVHQIRLTFVGDELNFNYFELN
- the acs gene encoding acetate--CoA ligase, with translation MHEIKESFDVKLAEDEKYYVPDEKYRRTSWIGDYQRRYDEFLADPDAFWNDIAEELDWVRHWDRVLEWNYPYAKWFVNARLNITSNCLDRHVASDRRNKAALIWRGEDGTERVYTYQKLLTEVIHFANGLKKVGVSKGDRVCIYMPMVPEQAIAMLACARIGAVHSVVFAGFGETALNMRITDAQAKIVITADISIRRGKAIPLITIVKEAILNAPSVEHLVILRRRREPPVEMRPDFELDFYELMRNGGADCPPEAMDAEDPLFMLYTSGSTGTPKGVVHTCGGYMVGTYYTSKYVFDLKENDIYWCTADPGWITGHSYIVYGPLIVGATVFISEMTLDYPDPGIWWRLIEEQRINIFYTAPTAIRTFMKLGEAWPEKYDLSSLRIIGSVGEPLNPEAFEWYYHVIGKDRCPIVDTWWQTETGMQMITTMVGEPMRPGFVGKGIPGVVADVVDKDGASVPLGSGGFLVIRTPWPAMFRTIYNNDERYRQYWETIPGVYTAGDLAVKGTDGYIMVIGRSDDIIIISGHNIGTAEVESALVSHQAVAEAAAIGKPDPLKGNSIKAFVILRVGNAPSEKLKKDLMYHVRMTIGPIAVPQEIAFVEKLPKTRSGKIMRRVLKAQEMGVDPGDISTLEE
- a CDS encoding carbohydrate-binding protein, which codes for MRYFAVVLLLLLIVPVTADNAYTPGTPRYVVGDVLTISINETVVVAGVQTGGATPIYTTYNVVSRAGRWEIPKYWHGNFQVDEQNLVVNLHAYRVAHADPILVVITDPTITGGDMQYTGLSLAEALAGIAYPVEPAPRETGAGTPLYVTGDILNNTYAPTGGTLIGREYTNNGQIYYRTYDVVKNGDRWEIDSFDYNGFGLPEETLISMGMRRLAHADPHTVIVNDTITNTGDTGWYHLSFAEFLAGEGYGPELWDSPPSQSDQPRYLVGDVLGTDASNTTGQVVARVQWTEGSFPIYTTYDVVKNGDRWEIEKYYNGDLQIDALNVFSRGWHRIDHRDPHFVIVTDLMITPNDLIYGGLSLGEILGGTPGYPFEGVSPTPYKALTIPGRIEAEDYNLGGEGIAYHDTTPGNTGGAYRQDDVDIEANPAEGTPDVGWIRDGEWLTYTVNVTQAGSYTLTARVASPNNDRTVELSIDGVQFPTITIPNTGSFATFTNVTPFMYVDLPPQTPTPGPTGSTVPIPVTLTAGMHVLNLTFSGDGQNINWIEFTKSTVPIGIVPGGTGVPRDLNGDGTYEDVNGNGVLDFNDVVLFFNQMDWIAANEPVAAFDFTGDGKINFNDVVMLFNSL
- a CDS encoding response regulator, whose amino-acid sequence is MYEAIISDYQMLKKDGITFLKEVRVRFGSTPFILFTGHGREEVVIQALKSGADFYLLKGGDPRSLFAELMHKIRIVVQRRQTEDALRTNDERLRMAHRLSGRPGTGSTA
- a CDS encoding GAF domain-containing protein, coding for MRRCGLLDFDAGGIYLVDLAARIARVVHSRNLSPEFLAKGREVHLDGIPYCKLFIEGITIITEHYEEVSPDHAIPYGFQSVESVPLHTKARIIGALNVVSTRRHMISPEERETLISIGRELGGTIERMIVEEKNDESTEKHHLSKSG
- a CDS encoding diguanylate cyclase family protein, producing the protein MATEEIEAYILNQERVQKALQDLIIGEKRHDLEYTIDPGRWSPQRIIHSVAQLILRTGDRKPTKVAGAIHDITESKEAERVLQESENLYRTIFEISPLL